One part of the Pseudomonadota bacterium genome encodes these proteins:
- a CDS encoding lytic transglycosylase domain-containing protein, with protein MLFAVAVSTWAACGCPGPSPTTVEPGAEGEGAVDGDAGAAAGADAGPSPGKDPVAAGRALEARDAAEARRRFGPAGSAEATDYLAARIAEASGDPAEAARLYEKVVAAGGPLAARGRDGLIRAYGGSDDHAAAEAGLAGILGESAGALGASDRRAAAASRGRHLLALGRAKDAVAAFEIAVPAEAAPGRLTLELARACAAAGDAKRAISLLRPLAEDAAAASTMREAAAQPEELDAAPELDAARRLARARRLIELRAFDDAAEAVAELAVSKNAKIAAEARWLEAVQLYERRRRYAEAIAALDVVIEKGGARKTEARWLRASALARDDREPEAIDAYRDLRKREKQPARAAEALFLASRLAFFIGRHGEALEGMERLVGKAEPRKKAKAKANAKAKAETSRLSEDTALEAHFIAGLCALLEKKAAVAAAHLEAASEGEENAEALLRNRYWLAVARSATAPEKGAALLARICAADPTTWYAALARARLEASGKDATPCALAPIPAEASSPEAEQPTLDALSAPAALLASVGLYREAAEELHDAEEKARPAAAADAFIRHYLALDAPWYAIRRASRALPWPPGAADAGRARAAYPSPFADEVRALERAHGLPRSLLYAVARKESLFDPGAVSRSGALGMMQMMPATYEANRKRAGLPPLPEGALPGPHESLVAASFELEALSKRFEGSLPLVVMAYNGGAAAVAHWVERAGDLPMDVFVEKAGFVETRNYVRRVYQNLVRYRLLEGVEPPMIPESTPGRRTP; from the coding sequence ATGCTATTCGCGGTTGCGGTGTCGACCTGGGCGGCGTGCGGTTGCCCCGGTCCGAGCCCGACCACCGTGGAGCCCGGGGCTGAAGGGGAGGGGGCGGTCGACGGCGACGCCGGAGCCGCCGCGGGCGCGGACGCGGGTCCGTCACCCGGAAAGGATCCCGTCGCCGCGGGGCGCGCGCTCGAGGCGAGGGACGCGGCCGAGGCCCGCCGCCGGTTCGGCCCCGCGGGGAGCGCCGAGGCGACGGACTACCTCGCCGCCCGGATCGCGGAGGCGAGCGGGGATCCCGCCGAGGCGGCCCGGCTCTACGAGAAGGTCGTCGCCGCGGGCGGCCCGCTCGCGGCCAGGGGGCGCGACGGGTTGATCCGCGCCTACGGCGGGAGCGACGATCACGCGGCGGCCGAGGCGGGGCTCGCGGGAATCCTCGGCGAATCCGCCGGAGCGCTCGGCGCGTCTGACCGTCGCGCGGCAGCGGCGAGCCGCGGGCGTCACCTCCTGGCGCTCGGCCGGGCAAAGGACGCCGTCGCGGCGTTCGAGATCGCGGTTCCGGCCGAGGCGGCTCCCGGGAGGCTGACGCTCGAGCTCGCGCGGGCGTGCGCTGCGGCCGGTGACGCGAAGCGCGCGATCTCCCTCCTGCGTCCGCTCGCGGAGGACGCGGCCGCCGCATCGACCATGCGGGAAGCCGCCGCGCAGCCCGAGGAGCTCGACGCGGCGCCCGAGCTCGACGCAGCCCGGCGCCTCGCCCGGGCTCGCCGCCTGATCGAGCTGCGCGCCTTCGACGACGCGGCCGAGGCGGTCGCGGAGCTCGCGGTGTCGAAGAACGCCAAGATCGCGGCCGAGGCGCGTTGGCTCGAGGCGGTCCAGCTCTACGAGCGGCGGCGCCGTTACGCGGAGGCGATCGCGGCGCTCGACGTCGTGATCGAGAAGGGCGGGGCGAGGAAGACCGAGGCGCGCTGGCTCAGGGCGTCGGCGCTCGCGCGGGACGACCGCGAGCCCGAGGCGATCGACGCGTATCGCGATCTGCGCAAGCGGGAGAAGCAGCCGGCCCGCGCCGCGGAGGCGCTGTTCCTCGCGAGCCGGCTGGCGTTCTTCATCGGCCGTCACGGGGAGGCGCTCGAGGGGATGGAGCGGCTCGTGGGGAAGGCCGAGCCGAGGAAGAAGGCGAAGGCGAAGGCGAACGCGAAGGCGAAGGCGGAGACGAGTCGGCTGTCGGAAGACACGGCGCTCGAGGCGCACTTCATTGCCGGCCTCTGCGCCCTGCTCGAGAAGAAGGCCGCGGTCGCCGCCGCGCACCTCGAGGCCGCCTCCGAGGGAGAGGAGAACGCCGAGGCGCTCCTGCGGAACCGGTACTGGCTCGCGGTCGCGCGATCGGCCACGGCGCCCGAGAAGGGGGCAGCGCTGCTCGCCCGGATCTGCGCCGCCGACCCGACGACATGGTACGCCGCGCTCGCGCGGGCGCGCCTCGAAGCGAGCGGGAAGGACGCGACCCCCTGCGCGCTCGCCCCGATCCCCGCGGAGGCCTCCTCGCCGGAGGCAGAGCAGCCGACGCTGGACGCGCTGTCGGCGCCGGCCGCCCTCCTCGCGAGCGTCGGGTTGTACCGGGAGGCCGCGGAGGAGCTCCACGACGCCGAGGAGAAGGCGCGCCCGGCGGCCGCCGCGGACGCGTTCATCCGGCACTACCTCGCGCTCGACGCCCCGTGGTACGCGATCCGCAGGGCGAGCCGCGCGCTCCCGTGGCCGCCGGGGGCGGCAGACGCCGGCCGGGCCCGCGCCGCGTACCCGTCGCCGTTCGCGGACGAGGTGCGAGCGCTCGAACGCGCGCACGGCCTGCCGCGCTCGCTCCTGTACGCCGTCGCCCGCAAGGAGAGCCTTTTCGATCCGGGCGCGGTCTCCCGTTCCGGAGCGCTCGGCATGATGCAGATGATGCCCGCGACCTACGAGGCGAACAGGAAGCGCGCCGGCCTGCCGCCGCTTCCCGAGGGCGCGCTGCCGGGACCGCACGAGTCGCTCGTCGCCGCGTCGTTCGAGCTCGAGGCGTTGTCGAAGCGGTTCGAGGGCTCGCTGCCGCTCGTGGTCATGGCGTACAACGGGGGCGCGGCGGCGGTCGCGCACTGGGTCGAGCGGGCGGGCGATCTGCCGATGGACGTATTCGTGGAGAAGGCCGGGTTCGTCGAGACGCGCAACTACGTGCGCCGCGTCTACCAGAACCTCGTGCGATATAGGCTGCTCGAGGGCGTAGAACCGCCTATGATACCGGAGTCGACCCCCGGAAGG